ATTCtattttttgtgcatttccGGTAGCATTTGCCACTTATTTAAATAGATTAAAGCTCTGGTGTTAACTGCACAGACTGTGGAGCTGTCAGCTTCAAGGACAGCTATGTTTTATAAGTAAACTGATCAGGTACTTATACTGGTAATTCAGAGCAAttgctggaacaggcttctTGAGGGAGGGATAGGAGTGATTTCTTCAGTAAGAGTGATCCTTTCAGATAAAGTAGAAGAGATACAGGAAAACATGTTTGACTGGGTTGCTATGTAAGCCAAAAACTTGAAGTGACTTAcacagggagagaaaatgctCTCTCTAATGAGCAAGGATGGCAGTGTTTGGGatatgctttgcttttttttttttttttttttttttaaaaccaataTTGCAAAAAATGTCATGCTGCAAGACTTCTGTGGCTTAGGTTTAAGATgtgatgttggggaagatgaaacaggaaagccttataaatatgattgcctgacaaaagattttgggaatatgaaaactacaggcaacatcgaaatgaaagccacttttgaaataccaagtcttagttactgaacaactggaaaacaatggtatggctgactgaaggtaatcctctcttgatggaacaataccctctgcttgcaagcaggtccaagggtcagagcagaccctactagctcagcagaaggggtccaaagagtagtttttagaagttaagatgtaacactctatggtaatataagaactcttataggctgtatgtaaatgctataggatttgtatcttgtattagattggttagtgacaattagaatattcagtacagaagatgatttattgtattgtaaccaggacttcagacattccttacTACTACTTCCATTCTATTCTCTtgctcttacttccactctCGCTCTtacacactctctctctctctctctcacccgcttactctcttgctctcttgggcctgctcagagctgagtctggcagctctgagcagtgcccctatacccatgcccttttacaataaaccccctgtgtcccaagacctgcttatagagatctctcatCTCCGTCACCGTCCGTCCAAACCCGTCCGTAACCTACAATGTTTcttacatatatacatattcTAATGGTAGAATTGTGGGATAAATTGGAGTAGGGCTGGAGAAATTCCATACCATCCGGTTTTCAGCCTCCCCAAAAGATAATGGGGGTATGTGGAATGCTAGTGTCTTAACTTGGCTACattcagaaaggagaaacaaTGTCTTTACTGAGCAATTGAGAGCCCTGACTAAATACTTCCTTGTTTCTTGCAGTTGGAAAACATGAGTTAACTGGGCATAAAGTTGCCGTGAAGATCCTGAATCGACAGAAGATTCGCAGCCTTGATGTTGTAGGAAAAATCCGCAGGGAAATTCAGAACCTCAAGCTCTTCAGGCATCCTCATATAATTAAGCTGTAAGTTTTGCTTACTATAATCAAATTTACTTGGGCAGTAATCTCTTTTTGCTCTCACTGATCTGAAGTACATTTAAAGGGCAATACTACAAACAGTATCTCATCAGAAAAGTGACCAGCTTCAAAATATGCAGCTGTGCCCTGTGTAATGTGTTTTCACAAAGCTGATCTTCACTGGAGAGCTTCCATTAGATCTTTGCTTAGACATTGTTTGGACAGGTATTTCTGGTGGCAGTTATCTCTGGGTTTATTGcctgcttcatttttctttctctgtttatatttgatcttttttttcctgcttagaaaaTGAGTTACTAAGAACAAGAGTGTAAAGGTAATTTCTGTAGTAAGTTTATTGTGTTTTCTCAATGTTTTTAGTGCTGTACTGGGCAGTGATACATGTTTTTTCAGTGTAGGTGGTGCTCTGCAAGATTTTCAGAATTAAGGATGTACAGTTTGATAAATGTGATTGCTATGTCAGGAATCTTCAATATAGCGACTGCCCTTTGTCTAAATGTGGTATTTAAAATGTGCCTGATTACATCTCTTAGTTGATCAATAGTTCATCAGTAGATTTCAGAGTACAACTAACTATGTCCCAGAGTAGACCCCTCATGTCTCATCTGTGGTAATAAATTATAAGTaacattgattttcttttgactCTAATTTCCTATTAAGATAACCTTCACCTCCAAAGTGTGGGTGACTTCCACTGTCTTAGTCATGATGTGGGCTTTTTTATTGGTAGAATCTTGTCTTAAGACCCCCTTGCCACTGGCAGATGCCATGTCTATGCACTCCCTTTAATTTAGCAACAGCTGTTACACTGAATCTAAATTACATTGTGTGAGATCAACTCATGCACTTTTTCAGTGGTTTAGTCTTCGTAAGACTGTTGAGCTGATTTGTCAGCAAAATTGCTGGTGCTTTCAGTTAATCTATGAATGAGTTCAAAGGGCATACCTATAGCCAGAACAGAATAGAAAGTGTCAGTGCACCAAGTGACATACCAGGATGAAAGAGCAATGTGTGCTTGTGGTGTTGCTAAACTGAAGACAGTTTAGCAGATTTCGGATGACAGTTTCTTTCTCAGGGAATTATGgggagaattttttcttttgctgtaaagggaacaaattaaaaaaaatttaggtaaaaaaatcaaaatctctTAAATTGTGAGTTTGTCCCTAAACTTGTTATTTCAAAGCTTCAAAgttagtttttttttaaatttaattgaaaTAGAACGATAAAAATATAATAACCAGAGATCAATACTCCTAAATGCTAATATTCATTATTATTaagaggaattttttcctagtCTGAAAgtacaattttttatttatggcAAGTGAATTTTTTTGCATATTAATGTTGAAAAGCATGTATTATTGCAATACTAGCAAAGTCCTTTTGAAGTCCTTTTTCACTACACCAAGCTGTTGGTGGGGCAGCACTGTAAATAGTCTTACAGAAATCACTTCTACCTCTGAAAGAACAAGGACTGATATTCCTGATGGGGATTACAAATTTCCTACTTGTCTTGGCAATGGTGGCATCACACAgtgaaaagagaggagaaagcttCTGAAAAATACTGTCGTTCCAGTAGCTGTAGATTGGTAActattttaaagtatattttttatCTGATTATTTGTACAATTTCGGTTTTAACTAAATGTAACTAGTGTTTGACTGAATGTGTAGACTAATAGATACCTTCTCTTATCAGGTACCAGGTCATCAGTACACCCACTGACATTTTCATGGTGATGGAATATGTTTCAGGAGGAGAACTGTTTGATTATATCTGTAAAAATGGAAGGGTAAGAAGTAGTCCAACTCTGCAAATCAGTGACTTGGGTTCTCTTATTGCATTTGCAACATTCTTCTGTCACCCTACACTGGGGGGACAGACAGGTTATTTTTGGGTATCCTTGTCAGAATGATACaattaaagggttttttttctcaaaagaatACTATGGTTAGTGTAGCACAGGATTTATTATTAGAGTGTCACAGGATTTCTATGAGAATCAATGTAGTACAGTTTATAAGTAGTGTAGTACAGAATTTTTAACACAACCTGACTTGGGATATATATTCACCTAGACCTTCTGTAGATCTGGTCAAATCCTAATACATATTTTGCTATATCAATATAACAATCACAGTCTAGCCTTGAAAATCATATGGAAGAACACAAGTCACTTAGTCCTGAGAGGAAGCAGAGGATGGTGGAGGTGTCTGTGGCCACCAAGAAGTCACAGGTTTCATTCCCATTTAGGACTCATAACTGATGTTAGAGacactgctctggctgctgctgcagttccaTATGCCATGACAGAGTCATCCATGGCTGTGTGCCTTGAAACTAAAGGCTGGTAAGGAAGCAGATACTCAGCCTGGCACCCAGGAATCTTGACTCTGgtagggaggggaagaaaaacactgaTTTGTCTACTTGCTTCACAGAACCTCCAGGGCTTGATAATGAGGGAGAGGGCATGAACACATGACTTGCATGGTCACAGAATGGCTGCTTGCCTCATAAAGTGGAGTTAATTAAGATAACCACATTATCAAGGGCTGGGAGCAAGGGGTACTGGTTACACCTTGTTAAATATAGGtgtattttcttgtatttggttttaattttgctgctagccattaatatatatttcatataatGTGCTTTTATCTGAAAGTACAAATGATTACATGTTAACACATTTCAAATCTTTATGTGACTTTGTCATAGCATTTTTCCTGTCTACTAATCTGTTAATTTACGGTGGCTGGGAATAAAACAGATGGATATGTACTCAGTTGGAGTAGCTGAAAACTGTTTGTTCAATATATTCCATTATAATGGAAAGCTACCATTATGCCCTTATTACTGTCTTCTACTGTTAGAACTGCTTCTGTGAAAGATCTGAAGTCACTTTTTACAGACCATTTAGATATATAGGATACTTCACTTGCTGAGACAAACTGATGTGGATTAGGGGTCTTTGTAGGAAATGCCCAGTTAAGTCTGCTGTTTGGGACTAGCTGCTGATCGCATAAATAGCATCTGAAATGTATAATTTCTGTGCtgcatttcagcagcttttgccAGTTTAAATCTTGTGCTGTTCTTAAACATCAAAGTTTGCTGATACTCCAGTTGGACAAAGTTAAATGAGTGCTAATGTTTCTAGCTAGTGAGTATGTAACATCTGCCAAACCCAATTTCAAAAGTGTGATTAAGAAATTTCAGTGACTTTCTGAGTAAATGGgtatgttttgttttaatcattTTAGAACTGTGGTACAAACAGAATTATGTAAGATACAAAGCTTCTTGCTACAAGTTCTGATAATCTGCTGTATAAGGTATCAAATGATAAGTATAATTGATAAGTTTAGGTCATGGGAAAATTTCCTCTAGctagtaaaaatgaaaaacaagttaACTTCCACTGTctcttaattatttaaaatctttGTCTGTTTTAGCTTGATGAGAAGGAAAGTAGACGTCTGTTCCAGCAAATCCTTTCTGGTGTGGATTACTGTCACAGGCACATGGTAGTACACAGAGATCTGAAGCCTGAAAATGTGCTGCTTGATGCACACATGAATGCCAAGATAGCTGACTTTGGTaagtattgctttttttttatatgtttgCATTTCTGGTGTTAGATCCTGTTAATAACAAtaggaaatattaaataaaatacgtATACTTTAGTATCTTGGTGGTGTGATACAACAGAAGAACACAAAGAATATATATGTAAAGCAAAATAATGTTCTTGCACACTTACTGAACTTGTTTTCCTCTCATGCTTTCTTTTGAGGTGTTTTCTGTGACTGGCTGAAATTGTGAACTGATTAGTTTGGTTTTGCTAAACaatattttctctaaaatgCTAAGTTTCTgacctttcttcttccaaaCTCCGTCCTTGTCTGTTTCACCACCTGTAAAATGTAGATAAAAAAAGGACAGTGCAGGGGCAATTCATCATTTTTAAGAAACTACAGTGCTATAGAAAAATACACTAGTCCTGTTAAATTGCTCTAAATTTAATCTTTGAAGATGTGAAGACGATTTGTTTATGCTAGCTGTTGGTGACACAGCTGCAGAGAAGCCTTGCAGCTAGTTCTTGGAATCATGTGAGTCAGGAAAACCTCACCACATAAGCATAGTAACGTATCCATACTGCTGTGTCATGATAGATCTCGTGTAGACATAGTGGATAATACCTGCTCATGTAAGTCTTCAATGGAAGGTGTTAGGTAATGCTGAGTATTCTTAATGCTGAGTATTCTAAGTATGTTTTAAAGGTATAGTGTTTGACTATATGGGCCCTGGGAATCATACTGGATTCTCATGTGTAGAAGATGCTTTGGGTGAAATAGCTCACATGGTGAAGAAATGAAGTACAGTAACTTACAAAAATATCTTCCTGTAACTTAGTGTCAGCAAAACTGTAGCACTCAGTTAATCATGACTGGTGTGTTAAACAAGAGCTTAATAAAAGAGCTTGTGTGTTAGAATGTGAAAGCTAGCCAAGCTGTACTCTTTCCTCTTCACATTCCCTGCTGACTGGTGAAAGGGCAGAATTCCTTCTTGGAGACTGAGTTCTTTGGCTTATGGTAATCTTGATCATGCAGCCTCCACTTAGGAAACTAGAAGGTATTTTCTACAGCTGTTAGACTATATGGAGCACTGGTGAATGCAGGTGGTCTAGTTCTAAAGAACACTTCTGTGCTTACAGAGTGTCTGAAAAACAAACTACTGAACTGCAGTGATGCAGGAACCAGGTGCATAGTGTAGGGGTGTAAATTGTGGTAAAGTCATGTTTCTCCTCAGTTTCCTTGTTCTGTGTAACCTCTAACAGAATTTTAGGAAATTCTGTGGTAGCATTTTCCACTTTAACaagaaagttaaaacctaattTGCTTCTGAAATGCCAATGACCAAAATCCTGTCTTGCTGTACTGCTTCATCTCCCTTAGAGCAACTTTGTTCTCTGTCATGCCTGTGTCATCCAAATTTAACTGTTCTGGTCTAGGAATGGTTATGTTCTCAAATATCTCTAGGCTGTGGGCAGTAATGGATTGATGTTACTCAGATTTCTGGTAAAATGAATGGAGGATTATGTGGCATGCTCATGTAAAAATTCTGTAATTCCAAGCAATGTCATTTCTTAACTGGAATAAATCTGTTAATTTTCTAATATGAATCACAGGTAGTTTGTTCTAGGTGGTATATGCAGtgtgaaataattttgctcCCTGAATTTTTAGTAGTTACTCTTATACACTTTCAGGTCTATCAAATATGATGTCAGATGGAGAATTTTTAAGAACAAGCTGTGGTTCCCCTAACTATGCTGCACCAGAAGTAATTTCTGGAAGGTAGTTTCTTTTATATTGGATACATGTGTGCATGTACTTCAGTCATTTTGCTGCTTGATTCTAAAGGCTATGAAACTAATTCAGGTGACAAGCTTGATGCTGAGAAACTGAGGGCTGTTAGTTGTATTGATAATTTTTCATGAGTGTTCTAAGCTTATGTGAACTAGCTTTGAATAGTTCCCCTAAGGTAGAGGTGATGTCTAATGCCCCAAATCCATTGTGTATGCCCTGcctgatttgttttaaaaatctcatgTACAGCTCAGATCTTTGAAGCAGAGGTGCAGAGTTACAGGCAAAGTCTGTGGTGAAGTTGAGTAGCAGTGAAATATCTGCTTCAGAGTAGATACTTAGTCTGGAGGTAACTTCCCTTTTTGTAAACTGTGATTGTCAAATCTGCTTTCAGCTACCTACCCTAATATTCCCTCTTTTTGTTTGGAGGCCAGATGTCCGTTTTCTTCAGGCAGTGGCACAGAATATGTGACACATTCTGCTATATGGACTTGTCTTAAACTTTTCAGCCACAATTTGGGGGATAGCTGACTTTGCACAGATTCCTCTAAAACCCTTATAACAATATATAGCATGGGCTTTCTTAGTAGTAGATGCATGTTTCTTTCAGTTTGCCACTGTATGAAATTGCATTGTGGATTATTTTTACACGGTAGAGAGGAAAAGCTCTGTACTTGTGCCCTGTTACCTTTTATAAAGGGAAGAATACTGAAGTGCCAGGGAGGCATGGCATAGAACTGAAATGGTACAGTGCTTGCAAATCAGTTGTCCCAAGTTCACATGCTTTTAATTACTGTGATGCAATggaaaaatgagaggaaaaaatatttaaatgtattaaacACAAATCACTTATAGTTAATTTTTTCACAGGTTATATGCAGGTCCAGAAGTAGATATATGGAGCAGTGGGGTTATTCTCTATGCTTTGTTATGTGGAACGCTTCCATTTGATGATGATCACGTGCCAACCCTTTTTAAGAAGATATGTGATGGTATCTTTTATACCCCTCAGTACCTGAATCCATCTGTAATTAGTCTTTTGAAGCACATGCTGCAAGTGGATCCAATGAAGAGAGCAACAATCAGAGACATTAGGTAAAATACCAGCTGATGTCTGATCACAAGATACTGGAATTACAATAGCACAAATATGCAGACCAAAGAAATTATTCATACAGCTTGTCCATGTTTTCTAGACCAAGATCAAAAATTCAGCTTCTGATGGCTTGGTTTTAGCTCTGCTAGTGCTGATCTCCAGTGGACAATGAAGAATCTATTGGAGATCATagtaaaacaaattatttatattatatatggAAATTCTGAGACGCTTTAGGCATAAGGCTGCCATAGCAAAACTGTTTACTTGCATAATGGTTTGCAAAAATTACACTATATAGACTTCTCTAGgtgaaaaaaattgtatttgctGTTAGGAACTAGTGCTGTCTACTGTAAATGTCTGAGGAAGCTATTTAATCTGATAACTACtgcttttatttgtatttcttcgGGCTCTGAAAAGTCATTTGTTAAGACTCTGAATATTCCACATTTAAGACAGCAATTTCTACCTTCAAGACACTGGCATAAATTTGTGTATGAACAGTAATTACTTCACCAAGTACTGATAAGTTAGAGTTTGTAGGTAAAGAGAAGCATCATGGGCCCCAGATTCCAAGAGAAGATTCTGGAGAAATTGATTGTGTTGAGAAATGTGCACTGgatcaaattaaaaaaaggtagCTGAGAGAACTGTACTTTATTCAgcatcttaattttctttgcaagaaGCTCTTAAGGAAAGAATGTTGCTATACTACCATAATGAAAATGATGCTTCTTTTAGGGTTGGAAGTTAGGAAATCAGCAATGTTCATATTTTCTCAGTGGAACAAAAAACACGACACACTTATCCCTTAGTACTTTATTACAATAGGAAGTACTTCCTTGCAGAGATCAAAGCACTGCAAGAAGTAAGTGTTACAAGACTCGAGTGGGTGGGAACTTAACTTCCCTCAGTTGTGTTAAATAGTGTGTGGCAAAGAAGTGGTGTGAAACAAATGTTGAAAAATGTTGGTTAACAGAACATGGATGGATTTTGAATCCAAAACAGTTCTGTCCTATTATTCATGTGACATGTCACTTCACAGTTTAAGGGACAAACTGAGTTTAACTGAATACCTTAATTCTTCTAGGGGTTGTGTGTAAGTGCATGCAAGGAGAAAGGCCTGGTGCCATGAACAGTTACAAAGTATTCCTCTGGGTTCTGTCATCCCAGCTAGGGCTGAGCCTTGTAGTGGTatgggaaaacatttttctgcttccaAATTAACTGTTTTTTCTGATTAAACTATATTTTGCTCAGCACATTTGTGCTGAGGCACAGTGGTTTTGAGATCATACTGAGTAGAGCTTACTGcactgtgctggtttgggctggaataGAGTGAACTTTCTCACAGtaactgtgttttggatttgtacTGAGAACAGTCTTGATAACAAGTGGATTTTGTAGTTACtactgagcagggcttgcacagagccaaagTCTTTTCTGCTCCTTACACTGTCCCAACAGaacaggctgggggtgcacaaggaatGGGTGAGCGGACACTGCTGCGCCAGCTGACCCCAGCCATATTCCATACCATACAAGGTCATGCTCTGCAGTGAAAGTTGGAGGAAGACTGATGGGGATGGTCTGCTGGTCATCAGTCAGTTGGTGATGAGcaattgtttttatttgcattacTTGTCTTTCTTGGGCTTCCTTGTCACCTCTCgtggttttggagttttttttccttagaatttttaaaaagaaatttctaaTTATGACACTGTTTTTATCTCAACACACACGTTTTTTGCACTTCTACTCTTCTGATTCTGCCCCTCATCCCACTGGAGAGGACCAAGCAAGTGGCTGAGTGGTCCTTAGTTGCTGTAATTTTGGGGTTAAACCATAGCAGTTCTGTTTGACACCCAATGTGGGGCTTGAAGGTGTTGAGATAATAACAGATTTGAACAGACCATATtagataaaataattataaattgTGTAAGGGTTGTTGGTCAGAATATTGATTTTTCTGTTCCCAGTATTGATTTAGCTGATCTCTTCCATGttccattttttcctgtacATGTTGAAGATTTGCGTTGTTTTTTGCAATTTGCTGTGCTTTGTAGTGCTTAGTgtgtggggtggttttttttttgtttttttttgtttttttttattagaacaTTGGCCTTGAGCTTCATCTGCTATCTGGCCTCTGTACTGAAGCTGTTACTCTCCTCTGGGTACCATCTCAGGGAGACAATTTgtccaagatttttttcttctgtggagCAAATACAGAATTCACTACATTCTTCTATGACCTTTCTTCCCTCATTGCCATAACTTCCGTACCTTGACTGTCCTTGGGCAGTCAAAATATTTATACTGGTATTTCTTAGGAGTATGGTTTAGGCTTTTTGGAAGATTACTAAGCTGTTTTGGAAAATCTCCCAGGCCTCACAGCAGTGTGCATACGGGTGGCAAGGCATGTGGGAGAAAATCGGCAGGTAGGACATATTAGAAATGGCATTCTATCATGAAGTGATAGAATGTTTGAAAGAAAGATGCCCTTGCTATCCCAAAGAGGCCCAGCTTATCATGCTGTGCTGGGACCTGGCTTGCTTGTATTGAACACTGCTCAATACTGATCAGCACCCTCAAGGAGAAGAGGGGATTTCTGGATCTGAAAACATACCAACAGACACTTTGGCTAGGCCAGAAACCCAGCTTTCAATTATATCTTTTGTTCCTGtaactaaaaataaacaaccaAAGCAAATAAGGGACTCTCATCTGGTCAGGAATGAAGCAGCTGCTAGGAGGGACCAGGAGAGGGAATCAGAAGTGTCAGCCCTTTCTGTAGCAGAACAGTCACAAGAacaagaggaggaagggaatgaAATCATAAATGAGAAAGTAACCACCTGATTCCTATCCCTAAGCGATTTGTGAGATAGCAAAAAAcgtttttttcagtttcctgcAAAATGTCTAATAAAATCTTGTGTCGGCAGCGATTACTTTATGTACTGTTTTAGTGTTTGTGCTACAAGGGGTCTTGGACTGGCACATGATTCTTCCTGCACAgactaaattaattttatattttaaaagaatttcctgttaaaaatgttttctttacttACATATATtcagaagtttttatttttaaatccaggGAGCATGAATGGTTTAAGCAGGACCTTCCAAAATACTTGTTTCCTGAAGACCCGTCATATAGCTCTACCATGATTGATGATGAAGCCTTAAAAGAAGTGTGTGAGAAGTTTGAATGCACTGAAGAGGAAGTGCTAAGTTGTCTGTACAGCCGAAATCATCAGGACCCTCTAGCTGTTGCTTACCACCTCATTATAGATAACAGAAGAATAATGAACGAGGCCAAAGACTTCTACTTGGCTACAAGTCCACCAGATTCTTTTCTGGATGATCACCACCTGTCTCGCCCTCACCCTGAACGGGTGCCATTCTTAGTAGCTGAAGTACCACGTCCTCGACACACTCTTGATGAGCTGAATCCACAGAAGTCAAAACACCAGGGTGTGAGAAGGGCTAAATGGCACTTGGGAATACGCAGTCAGAGTCGACCAAATGATATCATGGCTGAAGTTTGTCGAGCAATTAAACAATTGGATTATGAATGGAAGGTAACAAAATAGAGGACCTTTACAGCAAACAAGAATGCATTTTGGTTTGAGCTTTGTAGCTATATAGCCCAGAGGTCTGAAACTCTTTTCATGTTCTGGCATCAGTCTCATGGGTGTGTGCTATCTGTGTGCTGTGCCAGACGGGTTTTGGGGGAGACTGTACAtgctgacaggaaaaaaagtcttgctAAAGTTTTCTATTGGGGCTGTAGGAATGTATTTCTCTTGGCTAAAAAAACCCGTAAGAACCCTCAAATCCAACAGGTAATGAAATCAGAAATCACTTGATAAACACTAGTGAGTTGAAAGGGCAAAACCAGTATGCTGTGATATTCAAGCAGTTCTGGTTAACTGACTCACATCTCTTTCATACTAGGTTGTAAATCCATATTATCTGCGTGTTCGGAGGAAGAATCCAGTAACAAGTGCATATTCCAAAATGAATCTCCAGTTGTATCAGGTAGACAGCAGAACATACTTACTGGACTTCCGTAGTATTGATGGTATGTGAAGAGTTCCTTAAGT
This genomic stretch from Corvus hawaiiensis isolate bCorHaw1 chromosome Z, bCorHaw1.pri.cur, whole genome shotgun sequence harbors:
- the PRKAA1 gene encoding 5'-AMP-activated protein kinase catalytic subunit alpha-1; translation: MRRLGPCLKMAAVGDKQKHEHGRVKIGHYILGDTLGVGTFGKVKVGKHELTGHKVAVKILNRQKIRSLDVVGKIRREIQNLKLFRHPHIIKLYQVISTPTDIFMVMEYVSGGELFDYICKNGRLDEKESRRLFQQILSGVDYCHRHMVVHRDLKPENVLLDAHMNAKIADFGLSNMMSDGEFLRTSCGSPNYAAPEVISGRLYAGPEVDIWSSGVILYALLCGTLPFDDDHVPTLFKKICDGIFYTPQYLNPSVISLLKHMLQVDPMKRATIRDIREHEWFKQDLPKYLFPEDPSYSSTMIDDEALKEVCEKFECTEEEVLSCLYSRNHQDPLAVAYHLIIDNRRIMNEAKDFYLATSPPDSFLDDHHLSRPHPERVPFLVAEVPRPRHTLDELNPQKSKHQGVRRAKWHLGIRSQSRPNDIMAEVCRAIKQLDYEWKVVNPYYLRVRRKNPVTSAYSKMNLQLYQVDSRTYLLDFRSIDDEITEAKSGTATPQRSGSVSNYRSCQKDSDADAQGKSADTSLTSSVNSSLDSSTADVTPRPGSHTIEFFEMCANLIKILAQ